A stretch of Enterobacter cloacae complex sp. ECNIH7 DNA encodes these proteins:
- a CDS encoding ISNCY-like element ISKpn21 family transposase, translating to MSAESSGVFTLKEINRIKIIQDVIERRITTRRAAEHLGISDRQCRRLLARYREGGPLGMASRRCGMRGNRQLPPGLADQALELIKTRYADFGPTLAREKLEELHGLFLGKETVRRIMVRAGLWVPRKQRAARIPQPRYRRPCTGELIQIDGCDHDWFEGRGPACTALVYVDDATSKLMELLFVKSESTFSYFEATRRYIDKHGKPLALYSDKAGVFRVNNKHATGGDGHTQFGRAMHELNIQTICAETSPAKGRVERAHLTLQDRLVKELRLQGICSMEAANDFAEAYMADYNRRFGKVPRHDFDVHRAVEHDEDLGLIFTVREKRKVSKSLTIQYDKMLYLIEDSELSRRAIGKYIDVYHYPDGRKELRLNGTLLPYSTYDRLSEIDQGAIVDNKRLGRTLEFISLVQSKRDNTRSQSIPAGDGPSRRRPKQEGKKSQRSLDNDDMLEALKQLQSRSEDIFGKRAR from the coding sequence ATGAGCGCAGAAAGCTCAGGAGTGTTTACTTTGAAAGAGATCAACCGGATCAAGATTATACAGGACGTCATTGAACGTCGCATCACAACGCGCCGTGCGGCCGAGCACCTCGGTATCAGCGACAGGCAATGCCGCAGACTTCTTGCCCGTTACCGTGAAGGCGGACCGCTTGGTATGGCCAGCAGACGATGTGGCATGCGTGGTAACCGCCAGTTGCCACCCGGGCTCGCAGATCAGGCTCTGGAACTGATCAAGACGCGTTATGCTGATTTCGGTCCGACTCTGGCGCGTGAAAAGCTCGAAGAACTCCACGGACTGTTTCTTGGCAAAGAAACTGTCCGGCGCATCATGGTGCGGGCTGGCTTATGGGTTCCCCGTAAACAACGTGCCGCAAGGATCCCTCAACCACGGTACCGGCGTCCGTGTACTGGTGAGCTGATACAAATAGATGGCTGTGATCACGACTGGTTTGAAGGCCGTGGCCCGGCCTGCACCGCGCTGGTCTATGTTGATGATGCAACCAGCAAACTGATGGAACTGTTGTTTGTTAAATCGGAGTCCACGTTTTCTTACTTCGAAGCCACGCGGCGCTATATCGATAAGCATGGTAAACCGCTGGCACTGTACAGCGATAAAGCCGGTGTTTTTCGTGTTAACAATAAACACGCCACAGGCGGAGACGGGCATACTCAGTTTGGGCGAGCCATGCATGAACTGAACATCCAGACTATCTGTGCAGAAACCAGTCCCGCCAAAGGGCGTGTAGAACGAGCTCACCTCACTTTACAGGATCGTCTGGTCAAAGAGCTGCGGTTACAGGGCATTTGTTCAATGGAGGCTGCAAATGACTTCGCTGAGGCCTATATGGCTGACTATAACCGCCGTTTTGGCAAAGTACCGCGACATGATTTTGACGTACACCGTGCTGTAGAACATGATGAGGACCTGGGGCTTATTTTCACTGTTCGTGAAAAACGTAAAGTCTCAAAATCGTTGACGATACAATATGATAAAATGTTGTACCTGATTGAAGACAGCGAACTGAGTCGCCGTGCAATAGGTAAATATATCGATGTGTATCACTATCCTGATGGCAGAAAAGAGCTGCGCCTGAACGGTACGCTACTTCCCTACTCTACCTACGACCGACTGTCAGAAATCGACCAGGGCGCGATTGTCGATAACAAGCGTCTTGGCCGAACCCTGGAGTTTATCAGTCTGGTGCAGAGCAAGCGGGATAACACGCGCTCTCAGTCAATTCCCGCTGGAGATGGCCCTTCCCGACGACGGCCAAAGCAGGAAGGGAAGAAATCCCAGCGCTCACTGGATAATGATGACATGCTCGAAGCACTCAAACAGCTTCAGTCACGTTCAGAGGACATTTTTGGTAAAAGAGCCCGCTGA
- a CDS encoding DUF6904 family protein encodes MLRYELTPNNAGFILWGDSEALNELHELIHYIVDESPLIKVKDGFMLSLAYDIRKAREGNRRVEQHQYDQHDTYKLYGVELLWPLVLVQSSILRNSMGYIQTDKNQLSVMYAFEYLIESALTESERTTSNDIMLTVKYASDSDFNFIEDNIDSRCCYFISLSPEQRKKQLISIVRSFHSLWGKYAREKQDIKMLNEMNNTSWVWPDNINW; translated from the coding sequence ATGCTTCGATACGAGTTAACGCCGAACAATGCAGGTTTTATACTGTGGGGAGATTCAGAAGCCCTGAATGAATTACATGAACTCATTCATTACATCGTGGATGAAAGCCCACTGATTAAAGTTAAAGACGGATTTATGTTATCCCTTGCCTATGATATTCGTAAAGCACGGGAAGGTAATCGTCGTGTTGAGCAACATCAGTATGATCAACATGATACATATAAGCTTTATGGTGTTGAGCTTTTATGGCCTCTGGTCCTGGTACAGTCCTCAATACTCAGAAACTCAATGGGTTATATTCAGACAGACAAAAACCAGCTGTCTGTCATGTATGCCTTTGAATACCTGATAGAATCAGCATTAACAGAGTCTGAGAGAACAACGTCGAATGATATTATGCTAACAGTAAAATATGCATCAGACTCTGATTTTAATTTCATTGAGGATAATATTGACAGCAGGTGCTGCTATTTTATCAGCCTATCTCCGGAGCAAAGAAAAAAGCAGTTAATCAGTATTGTTCGTTCTTTTCATTCATTATGGGGTAAGTATGCCCGTGAAAAGCAGGACATAAAGATGCTGAACGAAATGAATAATACATCATGGGTCTGGCCGGACAATATCAACTGGTGA
- a CDS encoding tyrosine-type recombinase/integrase: protein MNNAFEEVLDDYFFSKSLRPATEWSYRKVVRSFISFSGKGISPEQVDKTLVLTWRRKIIHEEGLSRTTWNNKVTHMRAIFNHAIVNGLVTMRENPFNGVITRPDVKRKKTLTDVQMNKIYLHMLAREEDERTGMMELRKSALRPAWFWLTVLDALRRTGMRQNQLLHIRLEDVNFEHRWINLRPEGSKNHKEHRVPITENLRPRLERLYNLSLERGAKMQDQLFNLSRFDGRKNEISSNMDYPPLRAFFRRLSRECGFTVSPHRFRHTIATNLMRLPDRNLKMAQDLLGHSTPAVTLEYVESDLDKVRDMLEELDCQGSIEMSVIQLN, encoded by the coding sequence ATGAACAATGCATTTGAAGAAGTGCTGGATGATTATTTTTTCAGTAAATCTTTGCGCCCGGCTACGGAGTGGAGCTACAGGAAGGTAGTCAGATCATTCATTTCCTTTAGCGGGAAAGGTATTTCACCTGAGCAGGTTGATAAAACGCTGGTTTTAACGTGGCGCCGAAAAATTATCCATGAGGAAGGACTGAGCAGAACGACATGGAATAATAAAGTGACTCATATGCGCGCTATATTTAATCACGCCATCGTTAATGGGCTTGTAACGATGAGGGAAAACCCTTTCAACGGCGTAATCACCCGACCCGATGTCAAACGCAAAAAAACACTGACTGATGTGCAGATGAATAAAATTTATCTGCACATGCTGGCAAGGGAAGAGGATGAACGGACTGGTATGATGGAGTTAAGAAAAAGCGCCTTACGGCCAGCATGGTTCTGGCTAACGGTACTGGATGCATTGCGGAGGACAGGAATGCGCCAGAACCAGTTGCTGCACATTCGCCTGGAGGATGTAAATTTTGAGCACCGCTGGATTAATCTCCGGCCTGAGGGTTCCAAGAACCATAAGGAGCACCGGGTTCCGATTACTGAAAACCTCCGTCCCAGACTTGAAAGGCTCTATAACCTCTCCCTTGAGCGTGGCGCGAAGATGCAGGACCAGTTGTTTAATCTTTCTCGCTTTGATGGCCGGAAGAATGAAATCAGCAGCAACATGGATTATCCGCCGTTGCGTGCGTTTTTCAGACGGCTTTCACGAGAATGCGGTTTTACAGTCAGTCCGCACAGGTTCCGACACACCATCGCGACTAACCTGATGCGTTTGCCGGATCGTAACCTGAAGATGGCACAGGACCTGCTGGGTCATTCAACACCGGCGGTCACGCTGGAGTATGTTGAAAGTGACCTGGATAAGGTACGGGACATGCTGGAGGAGCTGGATTGTCAAGGCTCAATTGAAATGTCCGTTATCCAGCTCAATTAA
- a CDS encoding TraI domain-containing protein: MRGLKWLTGLGLAVGTEYSVRPSVQPAQAGGFRNVLSGQLLLGTAERQKNVRMLRENCPLSQSAFDEFWLKPLEQMAARVQEVPAAWAGPFATPGSFTDLSLSVAASAVRLVRGMMLPPGATPEEQAEQGPAWICAVFWAGLFHHLDWLSQIEGSLANGKAWCPGMEIPGANWRVRPRQGRTASMNGMYIASKLIPDAAAIWLQRWPAISGALFLYLSGQKAQSGILNSIISDALASVANKSGTVSGTASSSESDKVITSGEEGEEGSRTNNIPNLIDDDMHQTSSHKNITPVPEPINNASIGYDTNQTGDYAAKDVTGQVTLLSAFDNHDTQSSDERTGDETVPDESVSTAEFLSVLDQMSGSGAPVVEEKVETTSSEEPSLVGMESGTPGEKFLDWLKSSILDGTASVNEGESFAHILAQFVFIVSPECFFKYLSLNTNESLDKSELQKSFEALNVHYSRNGKGLWHYHKYDTPDKSGRYTKMSGYMLSADIIYRKGTCPPDSVWLARRN, encoded by the coding sequence ATGCGTGGACTGAAATGGTTAACAGGCCTTGGGCTGGCAGTCGGAACGGAATACTCAGTAAGGCCATCCGTGCAGCCGGCACAAGCGGGAGGGTTCCGGAACGTACTGTCCGGTCAGTTGTTACTGGGAACTGCGGAGCGACAGAAGAACGTCCGGATGTTGCGGGAAAATTGCCCACTGTCACAGTCAGCCTTTGACGAATTCTGGCTAAAACCCTTAGAGCAAATGGCTGCTCGCGTTCAGGAAGTACCGGCAGCCTGGGCGGGGCCGTTCGCCACACCAGGGAGCTTTACTGACCTCAGTTTATCCGTGGCCGCAAGTGCCGTGAGGCTGGTACGCGGTATGATGTTACCTCCGGGAGCGACGCCTGAGGAGCAGGCAGAGCAGGGGCCTGCCTGGATATGCGCAGTGTTCTGGGCTGGGCTTTTTCATCATCTTGACTGGTTGTCGCAGATTGAAGGGAGCCTGGCGAACGGAAAAGCCTGGTGTCCGGGGATGGAAATACCCGGTGCAAACTGGCGGGTGCGTCCCCGGCAGGGGAGAACGGCTTCAATGAACGGCATGTACATTGCCAGTAAACTCATCCCGGATGCTGCGGCTATCTGGCTTCAACGCTGGCCGGCGATTTCAGGTGCGCTATTTTTGTACCTCAGCGGACAAAAAGCTCAGTCTGGAATTCTCAACAGCATCATCAGCGATGCGCTTGCCAGCGTTGCCAATAAATCAGGAACCGTTTCTGGTACAGCAAGCTCCTCTGAAAGCGATAAGGTGATCACCTCAGGGGAGGAAGGGGAGGAAGGATCCAGAACAAACAATATCCCAAATTTAATAGACGACGATATGCATCAAACGTCCAGTCACAAAAATATAACACCGGTTCCAGAGCCAATTAACAATGCTTCAATAGGTTACGATACTAACCAGACAGGTGATTATGCTGCTAAGGATGTTACCGGTCAGGTTACGTTGCTTTCGGCATTTGATAATCATGATACACAGTCATCCGATGAACGAACAGGTGATGAAACTGTCCCGGATGAGTCGGTATCAACCGCAGAATTTCTTAGCGTGCTTGACCAGATGTCGGGCTCTGGTGCTCCTGTTGTTGAAGAGAAGGTTGAAACTACTTCTTCTGAAGAGCCTTCGCTGGTCGGGATGGAATCTGGCACTCCAGGAGAAAAGTTTCTGGACTGGCTGAAATCCTCAATCCTTGACGGTACGGCTAGTGTCAATGAGGGCGAGAGTTTTGCACATATTCTGGCTCAGTTTGTATTCATTGTTTCACCTGAGTGTTTTTTTAAATATTTATCGCTGAATACAAACGAGTCACTGGATAAATCAGAGTTACAAAAAAGCTTTGAAGCTCTGAACGTTCATTATTCACGAAATGGTAAAGGCCTCTGGCATTACCATAAATACGATACGCCGGACAAAAGCGGTCGTTACACCAAAATGTCAGGATACATGCTGAGTGCTGACATTATTTACAGAAAAGGAACCTGTCCACCGGACAGCGTATGGCTTGCACGAAGAAATTAA
- a CDS encoding conjugal transfer protein TraF, with the protein MITRCVSLALLVSAAPSVNAATNWMEARGDAMGGTGVASAHYGTAALSNPALLTTSGPTDDFSLVLPSVGAQVSDPDKTVDKADDVKDLWDRFDSAVANQSGVSESAAALKSKLQDLKNTHANGQVGASVIATVPNQTLPFAVVVKSWGTVSVDGKVSDHDLEYLDKVADGTIPPSAVDTDSLTSRAYGRAAVITDVGVAMAHEFETAGHAWSFGITPKYQRVDLFNYNVSVSNFDKNDIDSSEYRNTKTGFNADVGLSTNLNDNWTLGLAVQNIIPRSIDTKEVNGEKGTFRIKPQATAGASWHNSFITTALDVDLTEASGFTSDNKRQFASLGAEINAWNWMQVRAGYRQNMASGEGNAFTAGLGFSPFDVVHLDITGIAGTDRTYGAVAQLQFTF; encoded by the coding sequence ATGATTACACGCTGCGTTTCCCTTGCTCTTCTGGTTTCCGCAGCGCCGTCGGTTAATGCTGCGACGAACTGGATGGAGGCACGCGGTGATGCTATGGGTGGCACCGGCGTGGCATCCGCGCACTACGGTACTGCGGCTCTGTCTAACCCTGCTCTGTTAACTACGTCCGGACCAACCGATGATTTCAGCCTGGTGCTGCCATCGGTGGGCGCCCAGGTCTCTGACCCGGATAAAACCGTGGATAAAGCGGATGATGTTAAGGACCTCTGGGATCGTTTCGACAGCGCCGTCGCTAATCAGTCCGGTGTCAGCGAAAGCGCCGCGGCACTCAAGAGTAAGCTTCAGGATTTGAAAAACACACATGCGAACGGCCAGGTCGGGGCTTCAGTTATTGCAACTGTGCCGAACCAGACACTACCGTTCGCCGTTGTGGTGAAATCATGGGGTACTGTCTCTGTCGATGGTAAGGTCAGCGATCACGACCTGGAATACCTCGACAAGGTCGCCGATGGCACAATCCCCCCTTCTGCAGTGGATACTGACTCACTTACGTCAAGAGCCTACGGTCGTGCGGCTGTGATCACCGATGTCGGAGTGGCCATGGCGCATGAGTTCGAAACTGCAGGACATGCCTGGTCCTTTGGTATCACACCAAAATACCAGCGCGTTGACCTGTTTAACTACAACGTTTCCGTCAGTAATTTTGACAAAAACGACATTGACTCCAGCGAGTACCGCAATACCAAAACCGGTTTTAACGCCGACGTCGGTCTGTCCACAAACCTGAACGACAACTGGACTCTTGGTCTGGCCGTACAAAATATCATCCCCCGCTCAATCGATACCAAAGAAGTAAATGGTGAAAAGGGAACGTTCAGGATTAAACCGCAGGCCACTGCCGGCGCCTCATGGCACAACAGCTTCATCACAACCGCGCTCGATGTCGACCTGACTGAGGCGAGTGGTTTCACCAGTGATAATAAGCGTCAGTTTGCAAGTCTGGGTGCCGAGATTAATGCCTGGAACTGGATGCAGGTGCGCGCGGGATACCGCCAGAACATGGCTTCCGGAGAAGGCAATGCTTTCACTGCCGGCCTGGGGTTCTCTCCGTTTGATGTGGTTCACCTGGATATCACGGGCATCGCAGGCACTGATCGTACCTACGGGGCGGTTGCACAACTTCAATTCACTTTCTGA
- a CDS encoding DUF1281 domain-containing protein codes for MFSWCKNRLEITAKSVCIDVMQSWIAGTETPRYRHAIRQAIKLFLAGCAGILKPTKATEFTAYPMLTAAGTGASTSANQAFQHFLELMEKDAWLDSATIARMEKIWVQSGLETLKWESIPVSSRQIMSQLMAVHYADWFGVASFGEQFDPQERWEWLSIMPAASCPCDMLMIMPSRLATELNGNSGLFRGLNTTADLYTQLYGVEFPAGHKANWSRESLGTILLTFDTPWYPPSGEVMGEMSELFDCEIRHYWKSVDEGFSGYNCFDRGDHVDSGPWPEEMQQLSNGETARMYLVSTETTAVTPYAAPAAQYGSIRA; via the coding sequence ATGTTTTCATGGTGCAAAAACCGTCTGGAAATCACTGCGAAATCTGTTTGTATTGACGTGATGCAGTCCTGGATTGCCGGCACTGAAACTCCGCGTTATCGACATGCCATACGGCAGGCCATAAAGCTGTTTCTTGCTGGATGTGCCGGGATACTTAAGCCAACAAAAGCGACAGAGTTTACTGCTTATCCGATGCTTACGGCCGCCGGTACGGGGGCTTCTACTTCGGCAAACCAGGCGTTCCAGCATTTCCTGGAATTAATGGAAAAGGATGCGTGGCTCGACAGCGCTACTATTGCACGTATGGAGAAGATCTGGGTTCAGTCCGGCCTGGAAACACTTAAATGGGAGAGTATTCCAGTTTCATCGCGCCAGATAATGTCCCAGTTGATGGCTGTTCACTATGCTGACTGGTTTGGTGTTGCCAGCTTCGGGGAACAGTTCGATCCGCAGGAGCGTTGGGAATGGCTCAGTATAATGCCGGCCGCGAGTTGTCCCTGCGATATGCTGATGATAATGCCGTCACGTCTTGCAACTGAGCTGAACGGTAACAGTGGTTTGTTCCGGGGGCTTAACACAACTGCAGATCTTTACACGCAGCTGTATGGTGTGGAGTTCCCGGCTGGTCATAAAGCCAACTGGAGCCGTGAATCACTGGGCACGATATTACTGACGTTCGATACCCCCTGGTACCCGCCATCTGGAGAGGTTATGGGTGAGATGTCAGAGCTGTTTGACTGTGAGATCCGTCATTACTGGAAATCAGTGGATGAAGGTTTTTCCGGATATAACTGTTTTGACCGCGGTGATCACGTTGACAGTGGCCCCTGGCCGGAAGAAATGCAGCAACTGAGCAACGGTGAAACAGCAAGAATGTACCTTGTCTCTACGGAAACCACAGCGGTAACGCCATATGCGGCGCCAGCGGCACAATACGGGAGCATTCGGGCCTGA
- a CDS encoding ArdC family protein yields MNKSIRGRKAAPAQKADLYQQVTDKIIAALEKGVPPWRRPWRSAQNVHGSALPVNATTGRHYSGVNIPLLWMSAEERGFSSDRWLTYQQAKAVGGQVRKGETSSMAIIYKPFEKQATDGNDNKLFDKDGNPVMESLAMLKPLQLFNVAQCDGLPDAVAGMPPIEAEEERHSILSEQQQGQVLSVLNATGVVCTSYRQNRAYYQPSTDRIVMPTTSQFNSEADYWSTLLHELVHATGHSRRLSREGITSSSRKFGDPVYAFEELIAETGSAFLCAELGIYGDVQHESYLASWLKVLRDDKKAFFRACRFAREASDFLLQPLNRQPEQNKAA; encoded by the coding sequence ATGAACAAATCCATTCGCGGCCGTAAGGCCGCGCCGGCTCAGAAAGCCGATCTTTACCAGCAGGTCACCGACAAAATCATTGCCGCCCTGGAAAAAGGGGTTCCACCGTGGCGCCGGCCGTGGCGTTCTGCACAGAACGTACATGGCAGCGCGTTACCGGTGAATGCCACAACCGGCCGCCATTACAGCGGAGTGAATATACCCTTGCTGTGGATGTCTGCTGAAGAGCGGGGATTTTCATCCGATCGATGGCTGACATACCAGCAGGCGAAAGCCGTGGGTGGTCAGGTGCGCAAGGGTGAAACCAGCTCGATGGCCATCATCTACAAACCGTTTGAGAAACAGGCGACGGATGGCAACGATAACAAGCTGTTCGATAAAGACGGTAATCCCGTCATGGAGTCGCTTGCAATGCTGAAGCCGCTGCAACTTTTCAATGTCGCCCAGTGTGATGGACTGCCGGATGCTGTTGCCGGCATGCCGCCAATAGAGGCAGAAGAGGAGCGGCATTCCATACTCAGTGAACAACAACAGGGGCAGGTACTGTCAGTACTGAATGCAACCGGTGTGGTTTGCACATCGTACCGACAAAACCGGGCGTATTATCAGCCATCAACCGATCGAATTGTGATGCCTACGACTTCACAGTTTAATTCTGAAGCTGATTACTGGTCCACACTACTGCATGAACTGGTTCATGCAACCGGCCACAGCCGCCGTCTGAGCCGTGAAGGGATAACATCTTCTTCGCGAAAATTCGGTGATCCAGTTTACGCCTTTGAGGAGCTTATTGCCGAAACCGGCAGTGCTTTTCTTTGTGCAGAGCTGGGTATTTACGGTGATGTTCAACATGAAAGCTATCTGGCCAGTTGGTTGAAGGTACTTCGTGACGATAAAAAAGCCTTTTTCCGCGCCTGCCGGTTTGCCCGGGAAGCGTCGGATTTTTTACTGCAGCCACTGAACCGACAACCGGAACAGAACAAGGCTGCTTAA